AACAGGTTCCAGCCCAGCAAGCTGGTGCGGACGTTGAACGGGAAGGGCAGCTGATTGGTTTCAACCTTGTTGTCCGCTGGCTCGATGGTTTGCAGATAGGCCCAGATCGCCTGATTGTCCTGACGCAGCACCTTGGTGTACGCCGTGTAAGGCATGGCGCCGTACAGACGCTTGCCGTCCAGGCCGTGACCTTTGGACATGGCGTTCTGGAAATCCTCGAAGCTCCAGCGGCCAATGCCGTTGACCGGATCAGGGGTGATGTTGGCACCCAACAGTTTGCCGAACGGCGTGTCGAGCACGACACCACCGGAAAACGCCGGTTTGCCGGGCAGTGTGTGGCAAGCCGTACAGTCACCCAAGGTCGTCAGGTAACGACCTTTTTCCACCAGGTTGTAGGAGTCGGCACCGGTGGCGCCGTGTGCAACGTTGAGGGCCAGGCCCAGCACGCCTGCGCAAACCGAAAGAAGAGTCTTCATACGGTGATCATCTCCCCAGGGCGTTTCAGGTAGCGGGTGCGAATCGCATCAGCGGCCTTGAAGGCCAGCGCCGCAACGGTGCCGGTGGGGTTGTAGCCGGGGTTCTGCGGGAAGGCGGAGGAGCCGACCACAAACAGATTCGGCACGTCCCAGACTTGCAGGTATTTGTTCACCGAACTGGTCTTCGGATCGGCGCCCATGATGAAGCCGCCAACGATGTGCGAAGACTGATACGGGGCGCTGTTCCAGTGACCGGTTTGCGCGCTCGGGACCATTTGCCGCGGGTTCATGCTCTTGGCGATTTCCTGGACTTTACCGGTCACGTACGCGGCCATCTTGCGATCGTTTTCCGGGAAGTCGAAGGTAATGCGCAACAGCGGCCGACCCAGTGGATCTTTGTAGGTCGGGTCCAGCGACAGGTAGTTGGTGCGTGTCGAATAGCTGCTGGCTTCGCAACCGATGGACATGGTGCTGGCGTAGTTCTTCACCGTTGCCTGCTTCCATGCCGCGCCCCAGGCCGGGGTGCCGGGTGGCAAAGGACGCGAGTCGATAGGCGCTGCGCCAATCGGAGTTACCCGGGTGCTGCCGCCGCCAACGAAACCAAGGCCCGAATGGTCGAAGTTGTCGTTGTTGAACTCGTCGATACCCATGCCGATGGCGCCGCCACCGATAAACGGGTTGAAGTTCTTGTCATCGAAGAACATCCGCACGCTGTTGGCGGTCTGGTACGCGTAGTTGCGGCCCGTGGTGCCGGTGTTGGTGACCGGGTCGTAAGGCTTGCCCACGCCGGAGAGCAGCATGAGGCGCACGTTTTCAAAGATGAACGCGCTGATCACCACCAGGTCGGCCGGTTGCTCGAACTCGTCATCGTTGGCGTCGACGAAGATGATCCCGGTCGCACGCTTGCCGGTGCTGTCCATGGTTACGCGCAGCACTTCGCAGTTGGTCTTGGCGGTGAAGTTCGGCTTGCGAATCAGCACCGGCAATACTGTGGTGATTGCGCTGGCCTTGGAGTAGTTGGCGCACCCGTAGTTGGTGCAGAAACCACAGAAAGTGCAGGCGCCCATGGTGACGCCAAGGGAGTTGGTGTAGGCGCGGGAAACCAGCGCCGAAGGCACCGGAAACGGCTTGTAGCCCAGGTTGCGCGCGGCTTCGGCGAACAGCGTCGGAGCGTAAGTCTGCTCGGTGGGCGGGTTCGGGTATTCCTCGGAACGCGCGCCTTCGAAGGTGTTGCCGCCTTCCTGGATCACGCCCTTGATGTTGCCCGCCTTGCCGGAAACGCCGGCCAGACGGTCGAACTTGGTGTAGAACGGCTCCATCTCCTCCCAGTCGGTGCCCCAGTCTTGCAGGGTCAGTTCCGGGGACAGCTCTTTGCCATAACGCTCGGTCAGATAGCTGTGCAGACGAAATTCGTGGGGCTGGAAGCGGAAGGTGATGCCCGCCCAGTGATTGCCAGCGCCGCCTGTGCCGTTGCCGGGGTGGAAAGAACCCCAGGTGCGCATCGGCAAAGCCGTTTCAGTGACACTGTTGCGCATGGTGGTGGTGTTTTGCTTGGTGCGCAGCATCAGTTCCTGACGGCGCGAATAGCGCAGCTCGTCAGTGGCCGAAGCGATATTGAAGTCGCTTGCCGTGTCGCGCCAAGGGCCACGTTCGAAGCCGATAACGCTCAGGCCTTCATCGGCCAGTTCGTTGGCGATGATGGAACCGGCCCAGCCGAGTCCGACAACCACGACGTCGGTGGAAGGTAGTTTCTTTGCCATGTCGAATTAACCCTTTTTGTTCCAGGCGGAGCTGCCGATGATGGAAATCGGTACGAGGTCGAGCTTCTGGTTATGCCGACCGATGTAGTCGCGGTAGTCATAACGCGCGCCGGGGAAACCGATCATTTTCCACGACACCATGTCGCGGTTGCCGCCATAGATCGGGTCAGCGAAGAAGCCTTCCATCGTGTTGCCCAGCACCTGCTGGAAGAACAGCTTGGCGTCGATGCCGTCGAGGCTGATCGCACCTTTTTCCAGATCCGTCAGAACCTTGTCCTTGTCTTCGGCACTCAGGGCGCTGAAGGCTTTCTGAAACTGCTTCTGGCAGTAACCCGCCAGGCCGGCCAGCCCAAGGCGATAACGCTGTTGAGGGACCAGAGGGGATTGATCACCCTGCATCGGCGTACCTTTTTCGAACGGACCCTGCATATACAGGCGGTCGAACGTGCCGTATTCGCCAGCCAGCTGACGGTCGATGAACACCGCACAACCGGCATCCTTGCCGCTGACGCTCAGGTCATCGGCAGGGATGAGCCGTTCAACGATAGCTTCCACTTCACGCGCCTCGTCGGCGGTAAAAAACTGCCAGCCTGGCGTGTCGTAGTGCATCGGACCGTTACGGTCAAAGGGGACCCATTGCGGCAGGCCGACCAGGGTTGCGGCCTTGGCGCTGGCGGCCGCACCGACGGCGATGGACGTGGCGGAGGAGACCAGGAGTTGGCGCCGGGTCAGGCCTTTGGAGGGTTTTTCAGACATTCAGGACTCCTGCGAAGACCACTGACGGGCGAACAAAAGCTAGCCCCGCCAAGGGCTGGTTCTTCGAGATCAGTGCACGGTTTTACGTCCGCG
This genomic window from Pseudomonas sp. G.S.17 contains:
- a CDS encoding GMC family oxidoreductase, with protein sequence MAKKLPSTDVVVVGLGWAGSIIANELADEGLSVIGFERGPWRDTASDFNIASATDELRYSRRQELMLRTKQNTTTMRNSVTETALPMRTWGSFHPGNGTGGAGNHWAGITFRFQPHEFRLHSYLTERYGKELSPELTLQDWGTDWEEMEPFYTKFDRLAGVSGKAGNIKGVIQEGGNTFEGARSEEYPNPPTEQTYAPTLFAEAARNLGYKPFPVPSALVSRAYTNSLGVTMGACTFCGFCTNYGCANYSKASAITTVLPVLIRKPNFTAKTNCEVLRVTMDSTGKRATGIIFVDANDDEFEQPADLVVISAFIFENVRLMLLSGVGKPYDPVTNTGTTGRNYAYQTANSVRMFFDDKNFNPFIGGGAIGMGIDEFNNDNFDHSGLGFVGGGSTRVTPIGAAPIDSRPLPPGTPAWGAAWKQATVKNYASTMSIGCEASSYSTRTNYLSLDPTYKDPLGRPLLRITFDFPENDRKMAAYVTGKVQEIAKSMNPRQMVPSAQTGHWNSAPYQSSHIVGGFIMGADPKTSSVNKYLQVWDVPNLFVVGSSAFPQNPGYNPTGTVAALAFKAADAIRTRYLKRPGEMITV
- a CDS encoding gluconate 2-dehydrogenase subunit 3 family protein — protein: MSEKPSKGLTRRQLLVSSATSIAVGAAASAKAATLVGLPQWVPFDRNGPMHYDTPGWQFFTADEAREVEAIVERLIPADDLSVSGKDAGCAVFIDRQLAGEYGTFDRLYMQGPFEKGTPMQGDQSPLVPQQRYRLGLAGLAGYCQKQFQKAFSALSAEDKDKVLTDLEKGAISLDGIDAKLFFQQVLGNTMEGFFADPIYGGNRDMVSWKMIGFPGARYDYRDYIGRHNQKLDLVPISIIGSSAWNKKG